The Vigna unguiculata cultivar IT97K-499-35 chromosome 6, ASM411807v1, whole genome shotgun sequence genome contains a region encoding:
- the LOC114186563 gene encoding uncharacterized protein LOC114186563: MEEVSNFFSFLVNNPEAPLPYPWERVLDLERRVIYYKNSVSEDMVFDSRTPIHVGGGVYMENSPLPSYMNHRHRSAVHEMIRGYQLSNNVPRVFLFSIARQDYDRPLYHIVQESTIRCPSCNTTIRGLP, encoded by the exons ATGGAAGAAGTCTCAAACTTCTTTAGCTTCCTAGTGAATAACCCGGAAGCTCCACTTCCTTATCCATGGGAAAGAGTTTTAGATCTGGAG AGAAGGGTTATTTACTACAAGAACAGTGTGAGTGAAGACATGGTGTTTGATTCTAGGACACCTATCCATGTTGGGGGAGGGGTGTATATGGAAAACTCTCCATTACCAAGTTACATGAATCATCGCCATAGAAGTGCAGTTCATGAGATGATTAGAGGGTATCAACTCTCTAACAATGTGCCAAGAGTTTTTCTCTTCAGCATCGCTCGCCAAGATTATGATAGGCCTCTTTATCACATTGTGCAAGAATCAACCATTCGATGCCCATCATGCAACACCACAATCAGGGGGCTTCCATAA